Part of the Benincasa hispida cultivar B227 chromosome 12, ASM972705v1, whole genome shotgun sequence genome is shown below.
AAGTTGATGtagaaatttgttttcattttgtttctGTCAACTCGTAAAGATCGGTTGATGTAGATAACTTGCACTTGATTCTAGCAGCAAAGGTTCCATTAacaaatgtatttgatatttgaGATATCACTAAATTTGATACTTGGTCTCTATTTTCGGATCTTGTACAATTTCAACTTCGTTTGATTCTTTTGGATCGAGTTCCTTCCTTTGAGGGGTCTCCtattgtattttttgttttaacatTTTTACTCTTTCATGTTTCTCAACGAAAACCTCATTTCTCTTGAGAAAATCGCAGTATATCATCCAAGGTTAAatggaaatagaaaaattacGTAGATCTCCATACGTCCAAATGGTCCAAGTTGGCTAGGTTACTACAATAATATACTAATCTACAAACTGAAATGGGCAATGCAGCTGGCATTAAACATGAATTGGATGAGGAAGAAAATAAGATAAGAATCATACTTAAGTACTTCTACTTTTCTAAGAATTCGTCATTGATTTCCAGACtccatatataaattaattggattttGATCAGTTTGTAATTGGAATTGCAATAGCATGGAACATGGTGAAGGCGAATTAAGGAACATTTACATtaagtttaaatactattttgatccacatatattatttactttggttcattttgatccttgtactttcaaatattcattttcgTCCTTATAGTTCATTCTagtccttttattttatttccaaggaaccaaaataatcactttttaaaaatacaaatccAAAACGAATATTATTAAAGAATGAGATTAAAAAGAACCGAAATTAAAACTTCAACagtcaaaataaacattttaaaagtacaaaaactaaaatggatcaaagttgaaagtacatcataaaagtttaaattatttgtaaaaaagTTTGGACCATCTAAATGAACAAACCTACATagatatttacaattttaaaatcaataaattaattttctatacATTACTTATTAATATCTTAAAAAATCCGTGTCATAGACTGATAGCTCTTGAGAAGATAACTAGAAAAAGACAGTCAATCATTACATGTTTTTCTGCAAAGGATGTCTTTCTTATTACAAGAACAAAACAGCAGCTCAGCTAGCTGTAGCAATCTCCACATCAGCGACAGCTTTGCTCATATGCAAATCCAGATCTGTTCTCATTGgaaatttctaattttcttcACAAGTGGACAAACCTTATAAATATCTACTTCCATTTTCATTACTTTCTATTTGAGGTACAATTTTCTATCTACTTCTCTTGATTATCCTCTGCTAATTGtcctttgttcttcttcttaGTTCTGTTGAGAGAGATTTCCATGGCCATTGGGCAGCACAAAGATAGTGAAAATTGTGAAAACAATGGCTTACAAGCCTTGGAAGAGTCTCTTCTTATCAGTTCTCCAGAATGTGAAAATGCTATGAAAAAAGAGTCCCCTTTATGGATGGTCTTGCTCTGCACATTGGTTGCTGtttgtggttcctttgaattcgGATCGTGTGTAAGTTTCATTTGCATGATATGTTATCGTTATTAGTGTTAGTTAAGgtatgtttgagagtgattttgaaatggttaagatctaactttttgtttttggtttttgaaaattaagtttatttccaATAAAATTTACTATCATGGTTTGCATCTCTCTttaaagagttgaattcttagccaaattctagaaataattttttttttttttaaactacatttttttagttttcaaaagttgacttgatttttgtaaacattgataaaaaaatagataataaaataagaaatttagaggtagaaggATTGTTTAccgatttaattttaaaaaactaaaaactaagacTTGAATGGTTACCAAAGAAGACCTAAGATTACcacttttgttattttcaaaatcaatttataacaTTCTTTTAACCTATACGAAAGTTTGATGTTATGAAAAATCGTATTTAATAGTAAGAATTCAAAGTCACTCTCAAACATGCCTTTAGTTAAATTTTTAGACTATAGCGGTGAATTAAAAACCCGGTATTCGATTTTTCGGTTTTTCAGTATTCTTAGGGAGTTCCTGAGTTAATGAATGAATCTTCCTTTTGTTTTGAACCAGATAAggaattatgaaaaaaaagaaacaaaaatgaaaaaagggtTTGTTCAGCTTGTGTTGTACTTTTAACAGGTGGGCTATTCAGCACCAACTCAATCTGTGATCAGGGAAGAACTTCATCTCTCTCTGCCTCAGGTTCATTTCTCTCTTTTCACAAAATCTCTCAGTTTTTGCAAGTGGTTTCTAACTTTTTGAGTTTTAATGACAGTACTCCATGTTTGGATCAATATTAACAATTGGAGCAATGGTTGGTGCTGTAACAAGCGGTCTGATTGCAGATTTCATCGGCCGAAAAGGGGTAAATTAGAGTCAGTTTGGATTGACTGGATTTCTAAGTGCTTAAAAATACTTTGTACTGATAAGCTTGGAGACGTGTATAGGCTATGAGAATTTCGGCTACTTTCTGCATTACGGGTTGGCTAGCAGTTTATTTGTCGACGGTATGAACTCTATACATTTATGGAACACATGATCCTTGATTAAGAATAAGCAATATCCTCTTACTAACATTGCTTGTTTGGTTTTGTCTATGATTCTACCAAAGGGAGCTTTATCCCTAGACTTTGGAAGAGTGCTCACTGGCTATGGAATTGGAGTTTTCTCCTATGTGGTAAAAGTTTAACCACTAAGCATTCTAATTCTTCTAAGCCTTTGCATTTTACCAATGCTTGAATAGCTTTTCTACTTTGTTCTTGTATGAATTCTTTCATGTGTTAAAATCGTCCAAACTTGTTCAACAACAGGTTCCTGTATTCATAGCGGAAATCGCACCGAAGAATCTACGAGGAGGCCTCACAACACTCAATCAGGTGAGGAGGATGAAAAACATAGACTCCCTTCATTGTCTAtagtgtttattattttgtaatcatCTTCTCTCCTCATTTGTAATTCagactaaaatagtttgcatcccgaacacatactattataacccacatTAAAATAGTCTACACTCCAAAcacagactataataaccaacacGCTACAATCAGCGACTCAAGGCCCTAAATAGCCCCTAAATTTTTCACTTCGATCATTTCCATCGAAGTATCTCTCATTTCCATCCTTATTTGTGGTGCAGCTTATGATTGTTACAGGGGCATCCATTTCCTTCCTATTAGGAACGGTGATAACATGGAGAACTCTTGCTTTAACTGGTAAGTTCTCTTTCTTTTGAAAACATTCTTGCTTTAACTGGTAATGCTAATATGCTATTATTGAATGATTGACATTTATCTACAGGAATCATTCCATGTGTTTTTCTGATTGTCGGTCTGTGGTTCGTTCCGGAGTCTCCTCGATGGCTGGTAACGTAGCATTCCTTTAATCCATACCCTTCACTAAGTTCACTTTGTGTTTTCCTAATCGAAAAACGGAAATGAAGAACCTACTTAGATTGACTTTCTAAGTGCTTAAAAATAAGATTACTTTGTTTGCAGGCTAAGGTTGGTAATGAGAAAGGCTTCCTAGTTGCATTGCAGCAACTTCGTGGAAAAGATGCCGATATCTCTGATGAGGCTACTGAAATCAAAGTAATTCTTCTAATTTTTGGTGGCTCCGGCGGACGCCTggtttttttcaaaaatgattGAACTCTTCATTTTTCTAACAGGACTACAATGAAGCTCTGCAAAGTCTTCCAAAAGCCAGACTCCTGGATTTGTTCCAAAGCAAATATATTCGTCCTGTTATTGTAAGCTTCTTCATTTGCATTAAAAAACTTTCTTCTTTCCCAAGTATAACTTAGGCCACGTTAAACATATAAGCACTGCTTCCACCAATAAGTTCCTTTGTTTTGTAATTCACTTTCTATTAATGTTTTCAAAAGCCAAGtcgaattttaaaaactaaaaaaaggttgtttttaaaaagtagtttttgtttttagaatttgtatAAGAACTCAAGTGTTTCCTCAAGAAATATGAAAACCGTAATATGAAATTCAGGAGAAagcaaacataaattttaaaaatagaaaatcaaaaaacaaaatcgtTATCAAATGAGTTCTTATTAATCCGGATGATTATTGTTAGATCGGTGTCGGGCTAATGGTATTCCAACAATTTGGAGGCATCAATGGAATCGGTTTCTATGCGAGCGAAACCTTTGCATTAGCTGGTataatttgaagaaacattGGCTTGTTCTTCATTTCTCTTGCTTCTCTATTTCCTCATTATTTCTTCTGATATGAAATTGCAGGCCCCTCATCAAGAAAAACTGGAACTATTTCTTATGCTTGTCTTCAGGTACTTTGATTGCTATTCTGATTCTTTAGATGTTTTCATTGCCAACTGTGATTATTAAGGTCTCGTCGGATAACAATTTtacttttagtttattatttttgaaatttatatttgCTTTCTCTTAAATTCCatactataatttttatatttcttaaaGAAACGcttaaattcttagtcaaattctaaaatataaaacCAAGTTTTTGCAACTATGGCCCCGTACTAGAGTTTTCACACCCCTTTTGCCTCTAAAGctcttattttgttatttactttttaccaatgtttttaaaaatttagtcaagttatgaaaactaaaaaatattagtttttaaaaaggaaaattatttcaaatagtaaaactgttgaaaatatttacaagatataataaaattttagaactatcaataatagatattgataaacttttatcagtGTCACTTATAGATACTAATAGAAGTCTGTCAGTGTTTATCAACATGTATCATTgatgttctaaaattttgttatattttgtaaatattttagtttatttttctaaatttaaaaacaacccttttaaaaacttgtttttattttgggaatttggataagaattttaactttttacttATGAAAGATGCAAACTGCaataagaaattgagaaaaaatatgtttaattttcaaaaatcaaaaaccaaaaaccaaatggttaccaaatgaggtatattttttattatttttaaaatgtggcttttagtttttcaaaagcgtcgataaaaagtaaaataacaaaataaagaaacttACACGTGAATgtagtgtttataagtttatttttcaaaaatcaaatggttgtCAAATAGGACATTAGTACAGGTTCAATTGTTAACAGGTTCCGATAACGGTAATCGGTGCGATGCTAATGGATAGGTCGGGACGTAAGCCTCTTATAATGGTAAACATATCTTGCATCCTTCTCTTTGAAATGAAAAGTTCTATTTGATTTGGGAGAAAGAAGAGCAAAGTTTGATGCCCTTTTGAAATGACTCGTGCCTTTTGAAGGTATCTGCTAGTGGGACATTTCTAGGTTGCTTTCTAGCAGGAGCTTCCTTCTTTCTCAAGGTATGTTCCTCAATCCATCTTAATTAGAAAACTAGTCGTTTCGGTTTGGTTCTGTCTCGATGTTGTTTATAACTCGTTTTTTTTTATGTAGAGCCATGGCTTGTTGCTCGAGTGGGTTCCGGTCCTTGCCATTTCTGGAGTCTTGGTAACAAAATTTTTATCGATATAaacattaaatatcatatagACCTGTTTGAGGacgatttagtttttaaaaactaactttataaacactacttttgtttatgaatttctttgttttgttatctcTTCCATATAAATATAACGAAAATcaaagtcaagttttgaaaactacacaaacttgtttttgtttttggaatctGATTAAGATTTCTAATATTTCCGTAGGAAAGATGAAAACTACAAGAAAGGCAAAGAAAAACATtacgagaaaataaatataaatttcgaaaattaaaaacgaaaaactgaggtcccgtttggtaaccatttggtctttaattttttattttagaaaattaagcccataacactacttctacctcaaaatttcttccttttttatctactttttaccaatagtttaaaaaactaaatcaaaatttgaaaactaaaaaaagtatcttttaaaaacttatttttgttttttagaatttgactaaaattcaaccattgtacttaagaaagatgtaaatcattataagaaatgaaaaagaaataagtttaatttttggaaatcaaaaactaaaaataaaatgttcacTAAACG
Proteins encoded:
- the LOC120092755 gene encoding sugar transporter ERD6-like 16 isoform X2, translating into MFGSILTIGAMVGAVTSGLIADFIGRKGAMRISATFCITGWLAVYLSTGALSLDFGRVLTGYGIGVFSYVVPVFIAEIAPKNLRGGLTTLNQLMIVTGASISFLLGTVITWRTLALTGIIPCVFLIVGLWFVPESPRWLAKVGNEKGFLVALQQLRGKDADISDEATEIKDYNEALQSLPKARLLDLFQSKYIRPVIIGVGLMVFQQFGGINGIGFYASETFALAGPSSRKTGTISYACLQVPITVIGAMLMDRSGRKPLIMVSASGTFLGCFLAGASFFLKSHGLLLEWVPVLAISGVLTYIASFSIGMGAVPWVIMSEIFPIHVKGAAGSLVVLVNWLGAWAVSYTFNFLMSWSPSGTFFIYSGFSLLTIVFVAKIVPETKGKTLEEIQASINPPCKGLETLN
- the LOC120092755 gene encoding sugar transporter ERD6-like 16 isoform X1, with the translated sequence MAIGQHKDSENCENNGLQALEESLLISSPECENAMKKESPLWMVLLCTLVAVCGSFEFGSCVGYSAPTQSVIREELHLSLPQYSMFGSILTIGAMVGAVTSGLIADFIGRKGAMRISATFCITGWLAVYLSTGALSLDFGRVLTGYGIGVFSYVVPVFIAEIAPKNLRGGLTTLNQLMIVTGASISFLLGTVITWRTLALTGIIPCVFLIVGLWFVPESPRWLAKVGNEKGFLVALQQLRGKDADISDEATEIKDYNEALQSLPKARLLDLFQSKYIRPVIIGVGLMVFQQFGGINGIGFYASETFALAGPSSRKTGTISYACLQVPITVIGAMLMDRSGRKPLIMVSASGTFLGCFLAGASFFLKSHGLLLEWVPVLAISGVLTYIASFSIGMGAVPWVIMSEIFPIHVKGAAGSLVVLVNWLGAWAVSYTFNFLMSWSPSGTFFIYSGFSLLTIVFVAKIVPETKGKTLEEIQASINPPCKGLETLN